One window of Streptomyces sp. FIT100 genomic DNA carries:
- a CDS encoding endo-beta-N-acetylglucosaminidase, translated as MSPHEHNSARPQARQDGRERAAVPLPRRRFLHLGTAGAVAAALPLTAAGSAFAAAPGTGRALAAPAAFGPEPPLMHGYSGPQVKAWSPETDRHARYLRSRVPLAPRIAPFAPTQAHPGLDPRPRLMVLANDYVQPGWETEGYPYGPVAEAYALRFWQYADLYASWHGLPLDGRHDVEEPPYGFINVPNPGYTDAAHRNGVRSLGCWFWPRPEDFAEIVEKTPQGTFPVADKLIEMAGYFGFDGYFINQEAVIPVEQAEALMEMLTYLARTAPEGFHVQWYDSLTVDGGIDYQNEFNAVNSPWVVGSDGQRISTSIFLNYWWNDAKVKASREHALSHGLDPFEAVYTGQEIGKYQFGQPYDPAAIFPEGGEPRTSWAFLGSEMVWATVTGDKSTIAAQAPAYTRERQLWSGPAQDPSRSGRTHEPDTGKPLDPGGWDGTAHHIVEKSPIGRLPFVTRFCTGTGERFFIDGEQAGDRPWFDIGVQDLLPTWQWWVRDGDGAPSDAVRVDYDHTDAYDGGSSLRLTGSLKPGESAGVRLYKTALTLTPTTSLGLVHRRSGGAAELTVGLVFADDPTGTTWLTVEDAAGPGWTRWTRGLGRWAGRTVAAIGVGLTAGAHGAQDLAVNLGELRLTADERERAPRTPAGFTVDRVVRAADVASVYLGWEFAPRGVAHYDLFRRTPDGGREWLGRTFDGAYCVPSLALGAESGTARLELEAVSPTGRRSEPAHTRLTW; from the coding sequence ATGTCTCCTCACGAGCACAACTCCGCGCGGCCACAAGCACGTCAGGACGGCCGGGAGCGGGCCGCCGTGCCGCTGCCCCGCCGCCGGTTCCTGCACCTCGGCACGGCCGGAGCCGTCGCCGCCGCCCTGCCGCTCACGGCCGCGGGCAGTGCCTTCGCGGCGGCCCCCGGCACGGGCCGGGCCCTCGCGGCACCGGCCGCCTTCGGCCCCGAGCCGCCCCTCATGCACGGCTACTCGGGCCCCCAGGTGAAGGCATGGAGCCCCGAGACCGACCGCCACGCGCGCTATCTGCGCTCCCGGGTGCCCCTCGCCCCGCGGATCGCCCCCTTCGCGCCCACCCAGGCCCACCCCGGCCTCGACCCCCGCCCGCGGCTCATGGTCCTGGCCAACGACTACGTCCAGCCGGGCTGGGAGACCGAGGGCTACCCGTACGGCCCGGTGGCCGAGGCGTACGCCCTGCGCTTCTGGCAGTACGCCGACCTGTACGCGTCCTGGCACGGGCTGCCGCTCGACGGCAGACACGACGTCGAGGAACCCCCGTACGGCTTCATCAACGTGCCCAACCCCGGCTACACCGACGCCGCGCACCGCAACGGCGTACGCAGCCTCGGCTGCTGGTTCTGGCCGCGCCCCGAGGACTTCGCGGAGATCGTCGAGAAGACCCCGCAGGGCACCTTCCCGGTCGCCGACAAACTGATCGAGATGGCCGGGTACTTCGGCTTCGACGGCTACTTCATCAACCAGGAAGCCGTCATCCCGGTCGAACAGGCCGAGGCGCTGATGGAGATGCTGACGTATCTGGCGCGCACGGCACCCGAGGGCTTCCACGTGCAGTGGTACGACTCCCTCACGGTCGACGGCGGGATCGACTACCAGAACGAGTTCAACGCGGTGAACTCGCCCTGGGTCGTCGGCTCCGACGGACAGCGCATCAGCACCAGCATCTTCCTCAACTACTGGTGGAACGACGCCAAGGTGAAGGCGTCGCGGGAGCACGCGCTCTCCCACGGACTCGACCCCTTCGAGGCCGTCTACACGGGCCAGGAGATCGGCAAGTACCAGTTCGGGCAGCCGTACGACCCCGCCGCGATCTTCCCCGAGGGCGGTGAACCCCGCACCAGCTGGGCCTTCCTCGGCTCCGAGATGGTGTGGGCCACCGTCACCGGCGACAAGAGCACCATCGCGGCGCAGGCACCGGCCTACACCCGGGAACGCCAGCTGTGGTCGGGACCGGCGCAGGACCCCTCGCGCAGCGGCCGCACGCACGAGCCCGACACCGGCAAGCCCCTCGACCCGGGGGGCTGGGACGGCACGGCCCACCACATCGTCGAGAAGTCCCCGATCGGCCGGCTGCCGTTCGTGACCCGCTTCTGCACCGGCACCGGCGAGCGCTTCTTCATCGACGGCGAACAGGCCGGCGACCGGCCCTGGTTCGACATCGGCGTCCAGGACCTGCTGCCCACCTGGCAGTGGTGGGTCCGGGACGGGGACGGGGCGCCGTCCGACGCCGTCCGGGTGGACTACGACCACACCGACGCGTACGACGGCGGCTCGTCGCTGCGCCTCACCGGCTCGCTGAAGCCGGGCGAGTCCGCGGGCGTCAGGCTCTACAAGACCGCCCTGACCCTCACGCCCACCACATCACTCGGCCTCGTGCACCGGCGCTCCGGAGGGGCGGCGGAGCTCACGGTGGGGCTGGTCTTCGCGGACGACCCCACCGGGACCACCTGGCTGACGGTCGAGGACGCGGCGGGCCCCGGCTGGACCCGGTGGACGCGGGGACTCGGCCGCTGGGCCGGCCGCACGGTCGCCGCCATCGGCGTCGGGCTCACGGCAGGTGCGCACGGGGCGCAGGACCTCGCGGTCAACCTGGGCGAGCTGCGGCTGACCGCCGACGAGCGGGAGCGCGCTCCCCGCACCCCCGCCGGGTTCACGGTCGACCGCGTGGTGCGCGCTGCCGATGTCGCGAGCGTCTACCTCGGCTGGGAGTTCGCCCCGCGGGGCGTGGCCCACTACGACCTCTTCCGCAGGACCCCCGACGGCGGCAGGGAGTGGCTGGGACGCACCTTCGACGGCGCGTACTGCGTCCCCTCCCTGGCGCTCGGCGCCGAGTCGGGCACCGCGCGCCTGGAGCTGGAGGCGGTCTCCCCGACCGGCCGCCGCAGCGAGCCGGCGCACACGCGGCTGACCTGGTGA
- a CDS encoding LacI family DNA-binding transcriptional regulator: MTTEGTAEGRRPRLRDIAERVGISEAAASFALNGKPGVSEATRRRVREVAEELKWSPHQAARALSGAGASTVGLVIARSMQDVGSELFFHRLMSGMQAVLSRRHYGLLLQAVDSVQEELETYRRWKSEQRVDGVVLVDLRRDDPRPAALVELGLPALIAGGPDPLGLVPSVSIDDAAAMTAIVRHLRDMGHERIAYLSGPPSMLHVHRRIEAFERAGGELSLGHCRVESTDFSAAAGSSVTEAVLRARPRPTAVIYDNEVLAVAGVGAVRRLSLRIPADVAVVVWEDTPVCTALQPELTALQRDAAGFGADVAERLLRLLAGAPVADYAERVPSLLARASTLGVRAHTEPR; encoded by the coding sequence ATGACGACCGAGGGGACCGCCGAGGGCCGCCGCCCCAGGCTCCGTGACATCGCCGAGCGGGTCGGCATCTCCGAAGCGGCGGCCTCGTTCGCGCTGAACGGGAAGCCGGGCGTCTCCGAGGCCACCAGGCGCCGGGTCCGCGAGGTGGCGGAGGAGCTCAAGTGGTCGCCGCACCAGGCGGCCCGCGCCCTCTCCGGCGCGGGCGCGTCGACCGTGGGCCTGGTCATCGCGCGCAGCATGCAGGACGTCGGCTCGGAGTTGTTCTTCCACCGCCTGATGTCGGGCATGCAGGCCGTGCTGAGCCGCCGGCACTACGGTCTGCTGCTCCAGGCGGTCGACTCGGTCCAGGAGGAGCTGGAGACGTACCGCCGCTGGAAGTCCGAACAGCGGGTCGACGGCGTGGTCCTGGTGGACCTGCGGCGCGACGACCCGCGCCCGGCCGCCCTCGTGGAGCTCGGACTGCCCGCGCTCATCGCGGGCGGCCCCGATCCCCTGGGCCTGGTGCCCTCGGTCTCGATCGACGACGCGGCGGCGATGACGGCGATCGTGCGGCACCTGAGGGACATGGGCCACGAGCGGATCGCCTATCTCTCCGGGCCGCCGTCCATGCTCCATGTCCACCGGCGGATCGAGGCGTTCGAGCGCGCGGGCGGCGAGCTGTCCCTCGGGCACTGCCGCGTCGAGTCGACCGACTTCTCCGCCGCGGCGGGCAGCTCGGTCACCGAGGCCGTGCTGCGCGCGCGTCCGCGTCCCACCGCGGTGATCTACGACAACGAGGTGCTGGCCGTCGCCGGGGTGGGGGCCGTGCGCAGGCTGTCGCTGCGCATCCCCGCCGATGTGGCGGTCGTCGTGTGGGAGGACACTCCCGTGTGCACGGCGTTGCAGCCCGAGTTGACCGCGCTCCAAAGGGACGCGGCGGGCTTCGGCGCGGATGTCGCGGAGCGGCTGCTGCGGCTGCTCGCCGGGGCCCCGGTGGCGGATTACGCGGAGCGGGTGCCGTCGCTGCTGGCCCGTGCGAGCACGCTCGGCGTGCGGGCGCACACGGAGCCCCGGTAG
- a CDS encoding alpha-mannosidase, with product MHTAPRNTLDRLERVLRQRLIPRIHTRLSDVSVCAWEVDGDGEPVPAAHALGLGLLPGRPAPAYKPFAVGEDWGPTWGTTWFRIDGTIPDNAVTAELAPSPVELVVDLGWADHSVGGQAEGLVHRPDGSVLKAVHPRCGWVRLTGPGAPESLVRPDGTFTVYVEAASNPLLLDVVPFIATRLGEKETAGSDPGYRLVRAEVCAFDAELWELVRDLEVAGGLAAQVPPEDPRHWTLLRAIDTALDAADPQDLAGTVPAARAALAGELAKPASASAHRLTAVGHAHIDSAWLWPVRETVRKVARTVSNVLDLMDTDPGFVYAMSSAQQFSWLEEHRPELFERVRARVAEGRFIPVGGMWVESDTTMPSGESMVRQFTYGKRYFQERFGIEPEEVWLPDCFGYSGALPQLARLAGFRWFLTQKISWNDTNTFPHHTFQWEGIDGSRIFTHFPPVDTYAAEVTAKELGHAVRNFKDKGVSSHSLVPFGHGDGGGGPTREMLARAARFADLEGAPTVDVRSPRAFFTEAEAELAGNGGAAVWVGELYLELHRGTFTSQLAMKQGNRRAEALLRTAEYLATAAALRTGAYAYPEAELADIWRTVLLHQFHDILPGSSISWVHREARATYRALTERLERLIGQACAALGTSGTADSGRLVPLPWSGRAAWAPVRAGEAAEAVRRERPEDGSHVLDNGLLRVVIDPRGHVSSLVDRDSGRELVPAGQVLGVLQLHRDEPVRWDAWDIDRDARRMRTDLTEPDAIDVPALEGGAAGVRVVRSTGASRIAMTISLAPGSRQLDMELDVDWHECERLLKVALPLAVHATSARYETQFGSVERTIHENTSWDAAHYEVCAHRYVHLAEPGFGAGVVNDSSYGCDVTRIGGPGGGSVVRLSLLRAPTFPDPETDQGAHRMRWAVVPSPDIAATVAAGYALNSPVVEGLPALAPLVELTATTGLPVIDTVKLADDGSGDVVVRLHEAAGGRATAVLHCSADLGDAPSVRETDLLERDLDATSGIRRVLLAPGPAGADGGVSARGARLALEPFQVVTLRLRRSV from the coding sequence ATGCACACGGCACCGCGGAACACTCTGGACCGCCTGGAGCGCGTGCTGCGGCAGCGCCTCATCCCCCGGATCCACACCCGGCTGAGCGACGTCTCCGTCTGCGCGTGGGAGGTCGACGGCGACGGCGAACCGGTGCCGGCCGCCCACGCCCTGGGCCTCGGGCTCCTCCCGGGACGCCCGGCGCCCGCGTACAAGCCGTTCGCCGTCGGCGAGGACTGGGGGCCCACCTGGGGCACGACCTGGTTCCGTATCGACGGCACGATCCCTGACAACGCTGTCACAGCCGAACTGGCCCCGAGCCCCGTCGAGCTCGTCGTCGACCTCGGCTGGGCCGACCACTCGGTGGGCGGCCAGGCCGAGGGTCTGGTCCACCGCCCGGACGGCTCGGTCCTCAAGGCCGTGCACCCGCGCTGCGGCTGGGTGCGGCTCACCGGTCCCGGCGCCCCCGAGTCGCTGGTGCGCCCCGACGGCACCTTCACCGTCTACGTCGAAGCGGCGTCCAACCCGCTGCTGCTCGATGTCGTCCCGTTCATCGCCACCCGCCTCGGCGAGAAGGAGACCGCGGGCTCCGACCCCGGATACCGCCTGGTCCGCGCCGAGGTGTGCGCCTTCGACGCCGAACTGTGGGAGCTCGTACGGGACTTGGAGGTGGCCGGTGGACTGGCCGCCCAGGTGCCGCCGGAGGATCCCCGGCACTGGACACTGCTGCGCGCCATCGACACGGCCCTCGACGCCGCCGATCCGCAGGACCTGGCGGGCACGGTACCGGCCGCACGGGCGGCGCTCGCCGGAGAGCTCGCGAAGCCGGCGAGCGCCAGCGCGCACCGGCTGACCGCCGTCGGCCATGCCCACATCGACTCCGCCTGGCTGTGGCCGGTGCGCGAGACGGTCCGCAAGGTCGCCCGCACCGTGTCCAACGTACTGGACCTGATGGACACGGACCCCGGATTCGTCTACGCGATGTCGTCCGCCCAGCAGTTCAGCTGGCTGGAGGAGCACCGCCCCGAGCTCTTCGAGCGGGTACGCGCACGGGTGGCCGAGGGCCGGTTCATCCCGGTCGGCGGCATGTGGGTCGAGTCGGACACGACGATGCCGTCGGGCGAGTCGATGGTCCGTCAGTTCACTTATGGCAAGCGCTACTTCCAGGAGCGCTTCGGGATCGAGCCCGAGGAGGTCTGGCTGCCGGACTGCTTCGGCTACTCCGGAGCACTCCCCCAGCTGGCCCGGCTGGCCGGCTTCCGCTGGTTCCTCACCCAGAAGATCTCCTGGAACGACACGAACACCTTCCCCCACCACACCTTCCAGTGGGAGGGGATCGACGGCAGCCGGATCTTCACCCACTTTCCCCCCGTGGACACCTACGCCGCCGAGGTCACCGCGAAGGAACTCGGCCACGCGGTACGGAACTTCAAGGACAAGGGCGTCTCGTCGCACTCCCTCGTCCCCTTCGGCCACGGCGACGGCGGCGGCGGTCCGACCCGGGAGATGCTGGCGCGCGCCGCGCGCTTCGCGGACCTGGAGGGCGCCCCGACGGTGGACGTGCGCAGCCCGCGCGCCTTCTTCACCGAGGCGGAGGCCGAACTCGCCGGGAACGGCGGGGCGGCGGTGTGGGTGGGCGAGCTGTACCTGGAGCTGCACCGGGGCACGTTCACCTCGCAGCTCGCCATGAAGCAGGGCAACCGCCGCGCGGAGGCACTGCTGCGAACGGCCGAGTACCTGGCCACGGCCGCGGCCCTGCGCACCGGCGCCTACGCCTATCCCGAGGCCGAGCTGGCGGACATCTGGCGCACGGTGCTGCTCCACCAGTTCCACGACATCCTGCCCGGCTCCTCCATCTCCTGGGTGCACCGCGAGGCGCGGGCCACCTACCGGGCGCTGACCGAGCGCCTGGAGCGGCTGATCGGGCAGGCGTGCGCCGCGCTCGGTACGTCCGGTACGGCCGACTCGGGACGTCTCGTACCGCTGCCGTGGTCGGGGCGGGCCGCCTGGGCGCCGGTCCGCGCGGGCGAGGCCGCCGAAGCGGTGCGCCGGGAGCGGCCGGAGGACGGCTCCCATGTCCTCGACAACGGGCTGCTGCGTGTGGTCATCGACCCCCGAGGCCATGTGTCCTCGCTGGTGGACCGGGACAGCGGGCGCGAGCTGGTACCCGCGGGGCAGGTGCTCGGCGTGCTGCAGCTGCACCGCGACGAACCGGTGCGCTGGGACGCGTGGGACATCGACCGGGACGCCCGGCGCATGCGGACCGATCTGACCGAGCCGGATGCGATCGACGTGCCCGCCCTGGAGGGCGGCGCGGCCGGGGTGCGCGTGGTGCGCTCCACCGGGGCGTCGCGCATCGCGATGACCATCAGTCTCGCCCCCGGCTCACGGCAGCTCGATATGGAGCTGGACGTCGACTGGCACGAGTGCGAGCGGCTGCTGAAGGTCGCGCTGCCGCTGGCGGTGCACGCGACGAGCGCCCGCTACGAGACCCAGTTCGGCAGCGTCGAGCGGACCATCCACGAGAACACGTCGTGGGACGCCGCCCACTACGAGGTCTGCGCGCACCGCTATGTGCACCTCGCCGAGCCCGGCTTCGGGGCCGGTGTCGTCAACGACTCGTCGTACGGCTGCGACGTGACCCGCATCGGCGGCCCCGGCGGCGGCAGTGTCGTGCGCCTGTCGCTGCTGCGCGCGCCGACCTTCCCCGACCCGGAGACCGATCAGGGCGCGCACCGGATGCGCTGGGCGGTCGTGCCGTCGCCGGACATCGCCGCCACGGTCGCCGCCGGGTACGCGCTCAACTCCCCCGTGGTCGAGGGGCTTCCGGCGCTCGCTCCGCTCGTGGAGCTGACCGCGACCACGGGACTGCCCGTCATCGACACCGTCAAGCTCGCGGACGACGGCTCCGGCGATGTCGTCGTCCGTCTCCACGAGGCCGCGGGCGGGCGGGCCACCGCCGTGCTCCACTGCTCGGCCGACCTCGGCGACGCCCCGTCCGTGCGCGAGACCGACCTGCTGGAACGCGACCTCGACGCGACCAGCGGCATCCGGCGGGTGCTCCTGGCCCCGGGGCCGGCCGGCGCGGACGGCGGCGTTTCGGCCCGGGGGGCGCGTCTCGCCCTCGAACCGTTCCAGGTGGTCACGCTGCGGCTGCGCCGCTCGGTCTGA
- a CDS encoding carbohydrate ABC transporter permease, whose protein sequence is MTSAPSADSPPSDSPPSGSAATGRRVLLPPRRPGGGGSAQTPHRAGRTHRWWGTPWLFLVLGLTVTLLFVLFPFLNTVVLAFTDATMVRGGRFIGLGNFARLAEDHRFWTALLNSSLYVVCVVPVMVVLPLLLACLVSRPGRFVGMFRTAYYMPVVMSAVVVGLIWTNLLDSRGLVNELLSWLHLVSSPVPFVTDRWLLLFSAMFVTVWTGLGYYMVIYVAALANVSPVLYDAAAVDGAGPVRTFLSVTVPGVRGTMALVGVLSSVAAFRVFSEIYVLSGNTGGPGGEDLTMTMLIQREGTGLTARTGYAAAVSVVMFLITLGMLLVQLRLQRREGDAE, encoded by the coding sequence ATGACCTCCGCGCCTTCGGCGGACAGCCCGCCGTCGGACTCCCCGCCCTCGGGCTCCGCGGCGACGGGCCGCCGGGTGCTGCTGCCGCCCCGGCGGCCCGGGGGCGGCGGGTCCGCGCAGACCCCGCACCGGGCGGGTCGTACGCACAGGTGGTGGGGCACGCCCTGGCTCTTCCTGGTCCTCGGGCTCACCGTCACGCTGCTCTTCGTCCTGTTCCCGTTCCTCAACACGGTGGTGCTGGCCTTCACCGACGCCACGATGGTGCGCGGCGGCCGGTTCATCGGTCTCGGCAACTTCGCCCGGCTGGCCGAGGACCACCGCTTCTGGACCGCGCTGCTCAACTCCTCGCTGTACGTGGTGTGCGTGGTGCCGGTGATGGTGGTGCTGCCGCTGCTGCTGGCGTGTCTGGTGAGCAGGCCCGGCCGGTTCGTCGGGATGTTCCGGACGGCGTACTACATGCCCGTGGTGATGTCGGCGGTCGTGGTCGGTCTGATCTGGACGAATCTCCTCGACAGCCGCGGGCTCGTCAACGAGCTGCTGTCATGGCTGCATCTGGTCTCCTCGCCCGTCCCGTTCGTCACGGACCGCTGGCTGCTCCTCTTCAGCGCGATGTTCGTCACCGTGTGGACCGGTCTCGGCTACTACATGGTGATCTACGTCGCCGCCCTGGCCAATGTCAGCCCCGTCCTGTACGACGCGGCGGCGGTCGACGGTGCGGGCCCCGTCCGTACGTTCCTCTCGGTGACCGTCCCCGGTGTCCGCGGCACGATGGCGCTGGTGGGCGTGTTGTCGTCCGTCGCCGCCTTCCGCGTGTTCAGCGAGATCTACGTGCTGTCCGGCAACACCGGAGGACCGGGCGGCGAGGACCTCACGATGACCATGCTCATCCAGCGCGAGGGCACCGGCCTCACGGCGCGCACCGGATACGCGGCGGCGGTCAGCGTCGTGATGTTCCTGATCACCCTCGGCATGCTGCTCGTGCAGCTGAGGCTCCAGCGGCGGGAGGGCGATGCGGAATGA
- a CDS encoding sugar ABC transporter substrate-binding protein — MSRTGRRAVLGVGLALALALTGCGVGGGGAAQDAAGSARDGKIAGEITFQTWNLKGGYEKYFTGLVDAFEQQHPGTKVKWVDQPADGYSDKLSADAAAGTLPDVMDLGPEAGYTLAGAGRLLDIAKEDPEARKDFLPAAWEAMTWPGVGGGTYGYPFYLNTGPSFFNKDLLAKAGLDPAQIPATYDELFAQATRMAGAAKGSYSMIGRTPVIETFGTYGVPLMNRQGTEFTFNGPEGVELLTRFKEMYEAGALTEDVLNEQQTGEVDKFKAGRLGWLPGSAYNLADFKKTAPKVYKSVAIGPMIANAAPNMYIESLAVSAHTRNAATAIAFAKFATNAKNQLAFAHEAAIFPATAGTLDDPYFTADDGTDEGRVRVEAAAQTKRAVVYWPPAFSQAMVDELREQVALAIKGRKSPQQALDETVAFCNERLGRA; from the coding sequence ATGAGTAGGACCGGACGCCGAGCCGTCCTGGGCGTGGGCCTGGCCCTCGCCCTGGCGCTGACCGGCTGCGGTGTGGGTGGCGGAGGCGCCGCCCAGGACGCCGCGGGCTCCGCGCGGGACGGGAAGATCGCCGGCGAGATCACCTTCCAGACCTGGAACCTCAAGGGCGGCTACGAGAAGTACTTCACCGGACTCGTCGACGCCTTCGAGCAGCAGCACCCCGGCACGAAGGTGAAGTGGGTCGACCAGCCCGCCGACGGCTACTCGGACAAGCTGTCGGCGGACGCGGCCGCGGGCACCCTCCCCGATGTCATGGACCTCGGCCCCGAGGCGGGCTACACGCTCGCCGGCGCGGGCCGGCTCCTGGACATCGCCAAGGAGGACCCCGAGGCGAGGAAGGACTTCCTTCCCGCCGCGTGGGAGGCCATGACCTGGCCGGGCGTGGGCGGCGGCACCTACGGCTACCCCTTCTACCTCAACACCGGTCCGTCCTTCTTCAACAAGGACCTCCTCGCCAAGGCCGGGCTCGACCCGGCGCAGATCCCCGCGACCTACGACGAGCTGTTCGCCCAGGCGACGAGGATGGCCGGCGCCGCCAAGGGCTCGTACTCGATGATCGGCCGGACGCCGGTGATCGAGACCTTCGGTACCTACGGCGTCCCGCTGATGAACCGGCAGGGCACGGAGTTCACCTTCAACGGCCCCGAGGGCGTCGAACTGCTCACCCGCTTCAAGGAGATGTACGAGGCCGGGGCGCTGACCGAGGACGTCCTGAACGAGCAGCAGACCGGCGAGGTCGACAAGTTCAAGGCGGGCCGGCTCGGCTGGCTGCCGGGCAGCGCGTACAACCTGGCGGACTTCAAGAAGACCGCCCCGAAGGTCTACAAGAGCGTCGCGATCGGCCCGATGATCGCCAACGCCGCGCCGAACATGTACATCGAGTCGCTGGCCGTGAGCGCGCACACCAGGAACGCGGCGACGGCGATCGCCTTCGCCAAGTTCGCGACGAACGCGAAGAACCAGCTGGCGTTCGCCCACGAGGCGGCGATCTTCCCGGCGACCGCGGGCACGCTCGACGACCCGTACTTCACCGCGGACGACGGTACGGACGAGGGCCGGGTCCGTGTCGAGGCGGCCGCGCAGACCAAGAGGGCGGTCGTGTACTGGCCGCCGGCGTTCTCGCAGGCGATGGTCGACGAGTTGCGCGAGCAGGTCGCCCTCGCCATCAAGGGCAGGAAGTCGCCGCAGCAGGCGCTGGACGAGACGGTGGCCTTCTGCAACGAGAGGCTCGGCCGCGCATGA
- a CDS encoding carbohydrate ABC transporter permease produces MSRTTPRRTWVRHRGAALRYTALVLMFVVLVGPFVWQLSLSFKGVGDDLYTRPPQLVPSDPTLGNYAEVTRLVPVLRYLLNSTTVALISVAANVIGATCAGFALARLRFRGRGAALSVFVVALLVPAEIIIVAQFLLMRSMGLNDTLLGVALPTAVAALNVLLMRNAFLAVPAALEEASLIDGANVRQRFLRICLPQVKGAITVVAIFAFVGSWNDFLWPLIVLSDQDKYTLTVGLNALRGTFFDDPRIVAAGTVIAVVPILVFFFVLQRFFFKGVEEGGVKG; encoded by the coding sequence ATGAGTCGTACGACGCCCCGGCGGACGTGGGTGCGGCACCGAGGGGCCGCGCTTCGCTACACCGCCCTGGTCTTGATGTTCGTCGTCCTCGTCGGCCCGTTCGTCTGGCAGTTGTCCCTGTCGTTCAAGGGCGTTGGCGACGATCTGTACACCCGGCCGCCCCAGTTGGTCCCGAGCGATCCGACCCTGGGGAACTACGCCGAGGTCACCCGGCTCGTACCCGTCCTGCGGTATCTGCTCAACTCCACGACCGTGGCCCTGATCTCGGTCGCGGCGAACGTCATCGGCGCCACCTGCGCCGGGTTCGCCCTGGCCCGGCTGAGGTTCCGGGGGCGGGGCGCGGCGCTCTCGGTGTTCGTGGTCGCGCTGCTGGTGCCCGCGGAGATCATCATCGTGGCGCAGTTCCTGCTGATGCGTTCCATGGGGCTCAACGACACCCTGCTCGGCGTCGCGCTGCCGACAGCCGTCGCGGCGCTCAACGTCCTGCTGATGCGGAACGCCTTCCTGGCCGTCCCCGCCGCCTTGGAGGAGGCGAGCCTGATCGACGGGGCCAACGTCCGCCAGCGCTTCCTGCGGATCTGCCTGCCGCAGGTCAAGGGGGCGATCACGGTCGTCGCGATCTTCGCGTTCGTCGGCTCCTGGAACGACTTCCTCTGGCCGCTGATCGTCCTGTCCGACCAGGACAAGTACACGCTCACGGTCGGCCTGAACGCCCTGCGCGGGACGTTCTTCGACGACCCCCGGATCGTGGCGGCCGGGACGGTGATCGCGGTGGTGCCGATTCTGGTCTTCTTCTTCGTGCTCCAGCGCTTCTTCTTCAAGGGCGTCGAGGAAGGCGGGGTCAAGGGGTGA